In the genome of Pseudarthrobacter sp. IC2-21, one region contains:
- the dcd gene encoding dCTP deaminase, whose protein sequence is MLISDRDIRAELDSQRIVLEPFDPVMVQPSSVDVRIDRFFRLFDNHKYAHIDPAEEQPELTRLVEVDRGEPFILHPGEFVLGSTYETVTLPDDIAARLEGKSSLGRLGLLTHSTAGFIDPGFSGHVTLELSNMATLPIKLWPGMKIGQLCFFRLTSAAEHPYGSGEYGNRYQGQRGPTASRSHLNFHRTEI, encoded by the coding sequence GTGCTGATCTCTGACCGCGACATTCGCGCTGAACTGGACTCCCAACGGATCGTCCTCGAACCCTTCGATCCCGTCATGGTCCAACCCTCCTCGGTGGACGTGCGGATCGACCGGTTTTTCCGTCTTTTCGACAACCACAAGTACGCCCACATCGACCCTGCGGAGGAACAGCCGGAGCTGACCCGGCTGGTGGAGGTGGACCGCGGCGAGCCGTTCATCCTGCACCCCGGCGAGTTCGTGCTCGGCTCCACCTACGAGACGGTCACGCTGCCGGACGACATCGCAGCCCGCCTCGAAGGCAAGTCCTCCCTCGGCAGGCTGGGCCTCCTGACGCACTCCACGGCCGGCTTCATCGATCCCGGATTCTCCGGACACGTCACCCTGGAGCTATCCAACATGGCCACCCTGCCCATCAAACTGTGGCCGGGAATGAAGATCGGTCAGCTGTGCTTCTTCCGGCTGACATCCGCGGCCGAACACCCCTACGGTTCGGGCGAGTACGGCAACCGCTACCAGGGCCAGCGCGGCCCGACCGCCAGCCGCAGCCACCTGAACTTCCACCGCACCGAGATCTAG
- a CDS encoding CAP domain-containing protein, with protein sequence MKNFAAPAVVAMLCALALVSPAAGLHSVPGEHDSSAGAAGAVGPRAVTLGPQGMVDDDGGAPREDTGTGSLLAPAVDPVIAPAAPAGVQNTVPAAPQPATAPATATAPAAAPAKASAAEVPSVPPLWAPDEELAQNKTAAPTPQTFAAEPPAAGKLATEALVPDNNAAAILTVFNKINEYRLANGLAAVKYHPTVAGLSQDWSDNIASREVIEHRASFWTDARAMSPTSAGEVIAIRTDRDAAQLVEWWKGSPGHNAMLLDPRFNVMGAGISYTNSLYTIWGVVNFFGYATLPAGTLTSPGGSPSGGNAFPPAAPTMCDASVKHMPPTLNLKTASITSAADLVTVNAGGELVNRPSTGNRTYGPAKVINSFFSNVKEVFVTDWDRNGTFDILAQWNDGRLTLHPGFAGGGFGAAVTLGQSGWAGMTLAVGGWCANNRLPQLVALDTSGNLWLYPNIGAADMSSRTLMTGGVSATRLAMVDYDADGFQDILARKSDGAVQLYRGAGTPAPRAEARATVATGWGDVTGIRPLRDVTGLNSTGVALRRANDVVQYWDLTGGRLASPSNITGSWAGQRLAQ encoded by the coding sequence TTGAAAAACTTTGCGGCGCCCGCCGTTGTGGCTATGTTGTGCGCCCTCGCGTTGGTCTCTCCGGCGGCCGGGCTGCACTCTGTCCCGGGGGAACACGACTCCTCGGCGGGGGCTGCCGGTGCGGTGGGACCGCGCGCGGTCACGCTGGGTCCTCAAGGCATGGTGGACGACGACGGCGGCGCACCGCGTGAGGATACCGGCACCGGATCGCTGCTCGCCCCAGCCGTGGACCCGGTGATCGCACCGGCGGCGCCGGCCGGGGTACAGAACACGGTGCCCGCGGCGCCCCAGCCGGCAACCGCGCCGGCAACTGCGACGGCACCGGCGGCCGCCCCGGCTAAAGCCTCCGCGGCCGAAGTTCCTTCGGTGCCGCCGCTGTGGGCCCCCGACGAGGAACTGGCGCAGAACAAAACTGCAGCGCCCACCCCGCAGACCTTCGCAGCGGAACCCCCGGCCGCGGGGAAGCTTGCCACGGAAGCGTTGGTCCCGGACAACAACGCAGCGGCCATCCTGACTGTCTTCAACAAGATCAATGAGTACCGGTTGGCCAACGGCCTGGCCGCGGTCAAGTACCACCCCACGGTGGCCGGGTTGTCCCAGGACTGGTCAGACAACATCGCCTCCCGCGAAGTGATTGAACACCGAGCCAGTTTTTGGACGGACGCCCGCGCCATGAGCCCGACCAGCGCCGGTGAGGTCATCGCCATCCGCACGGACCGCGATGCCGCCCAGCTGGTGGAATGGTGGAAAGGATCACCCGGCCACAACGCCATGCTCCTGGACCCGCGCTTCAACGTCATGGGCGCCGGGATTTCCTACACGAACAGCCTTTACACCATCTGGGGTGTGGTGAACTTCTTCGGCTACGCCACCCTCCCGGCCGGCACCCTCACCTCGCCCGGCGGCAGCCCCAGCGGCGGGAACGCTTTCCCGCCTGCCGCGCCCACCATGTGCGACGCCTCCGTCAAGCACATGCCGCCCACACTGAACCTGAAGACGGCATCCATCACCAGCGCCGCGGACCTTGTCACCGTGAATGCCGGCGGTGAGCTGGTCAACCGCCCCTCCACAGGGAACAGGACGTACGGGCCGGCCAAGGTCATCAATTCCTTCTTCAGCAACGTCAAGGAAGTCTTCGTCACCGACTGGGACCGCAACGGCACCTTTGACATCCTGGCCCAGTGGAACGACGGCCGGCTGACGCTTCATCCCGGCTTCGCCGGCGGTGGCTTCGGGGCCGCGGTCACCCTAGGCCAATCCGGCTGGGCAGGCATGACCCTTGCCGTGGGCGGTTGGTGCGCCAATAACCGGCTCCCGCAACTCGTGGCCCTGGACACCTCGGGCAACCTTTGGCTCTACCCGAACATCGGTGCGGCGGACATGTCCTCCCGCACCCTGATGACAGGCGGGGTATCGGCCACCCGCCTTGCCATGGTGGATTATGACGCTGACGGCTTCCAGGACATTCTGGCCCGAAAGTCCGACGGCGCGGTGCAGCTTTACCGCGGAGCCGGCACCCCGGCGCCCCGCGCCGAAGCCAGGGCCACCGTGGCCACCGGCTGGGGGGATGTCACCGGCATCCGGCCGCTGCGGGACGTCACGGGCTTGAACTCCACGGGGGTGGCACTGCGCCGGGCCAACGATGTGGTGCAGTACTGGGACCTGACCGGCGGACGCCTTGCCTCGCCGTCGAACATCACCGGAAGCTGGGCGGGGCAGCGGCTGGCGCAGTAG
- a CDS encoding SRPBCC family protein, translating to MAFAEHEVLVPRDALDVYTFLIDGMNLPKWRTGIRSISVSSGVAGSKGSVYRQTVLGRSGWPVPADFEITEARPGAEIRYQVIAGHNRPSGGYYFSTEPAGTRVRFALECQPKGLLGLMNTGIQRAMKAEVVQLERLKDVLAVASAA from the coding sequence ATGGCATTCGCAGAACACGAGGTACTCGTCCCGCGTGACGCCTTGGACGTGTACACCTTCCTGATCGACGGGATGAACCTGCCCAAGTGGCGCACCGGCATCCGCAGCATCAGCGTCTCATCCGGAGTTGCCGGTTCCAAGGGCTCCGTGTACCGGCAGACAGTGCTGGGCCGGTCCGGCTGGCCGGTGCCGGCAGACTTTGAAATCACCGAGGCCCGGCCCGGGGCCGAAATCCGGTATCAGGTCATCGCCGGGCACAACCGACCCTCCGGCGGGTATTACTTCAGCACCGAACCCGCCGGAACGCGCGTCCGGTTCGCGCTCGAATGCCAGCCCAAAGGACTCTTGGGGCTGATGAACACCGGCATCCAGCGCGCCATGAAGGCTGAAGTTGTTCAGCTGGAGCGGCTCAAGGACGTGTTGGCTGTCGCGTCGGCCGCCTAG
- a CDS encoding N(5)-(carboxyethyl)ornithine synthase — translation MNGQQSRLTLGVLASTRKPDERRLPIHPLHFERIAPELRRHIILEQGYGERFGLSDHHLSSLVGKMATREALLAEADVVLLPKPQPEDLAELRDGQALWGWPHCVQDRAITQLAIDKKLTLIAFEAMNHWASDGGFGLHVFHKNNELAGYCSVLHALSLTGSTGDYGRRLNAVVIGFGATARGAVTALNAHGIHDVQVLTNRGVAAVGAPIHSVNIVQFDHDDEAPFLSQVISDRGRVPLAPFLAESDIVVNCTLQDPNNPLTYLRTEDLAAFSPGSLIVDVSCDEGMGFSWARSTTFAEPMFTMADHINYYAVDHSPSYLWNSATWEISQALMPFLETVIDGPEAWDSNETIRRAIEIRDGVVLNKDVLEFQQRQAEYPHLPA, via the coding sequence GTGAACGGCCAACAGAGCCGGCTCACCCTCGGCGTCCTGGCCTCGACCCGGAAACCGGACGAACGCCGCCTCCCCATCCACCCGCTGCATTTCGAACGCATCGCCCCCGAGCTGCGCCGGCACATCATCCTGGAGCAGGGCTACGGCGAACGCTTCGGCCTCTCCGATCACCATCTCTCGTCCCTGGTCGGCAAAATGGCCACCAGGGAGGCGCTGCTGGCCGAGGCCGACGTCGTACTCCTGCCCAAACCGCAGCCGGAAGACCTTGCGGAGCTGCGCGATGGCCAGGCCCTTTGGGGCTGGCCGCACTGCGTCCAGGACCGCGCCATTACCCAGCTGGCCATCGACAAAAAGCTCACCCTCATTGCCTTCGAAGCCATGAACCACTGGGCGAGCGACGGCGGTTTTGGGCTGCACGTGTTCCACAAGAACAATGAGCTGGCCGGGTACTGCTCGGTGCTGCACGCTCTCTCGCTGACGGGCTCAACCGGTGATTACGGACGCCGCCTCAATGCCGTGGTGATCGGTTTCGGTGCCACTGCCCGCGGCGCCGTGACCGCGCTGAATGCACACGGCATCCACGACGTCCAGGTGCTGACCAACCGCGGAGTCGCCGCCGTGGGCGCCCCGATCCATTCGGTCAACATCGTTCAGTTTGATCACGACGACGAGGCCCCCTTCCTGAGTCAGGTCATCTCCGACCGGGGCCGGGTTCCGCTGGCGCCGTTCCTGGCCGAAAGCGACATTGTGGTCAACTGCACCCTGCAGGATCCGAACAACCCGCTGACGTACCTCCGGACGGAGGACCTTGCGGCGTTCAGCCCGGGCAGCCTGATCGTGGACGTCTCGTGCGACGAGGGCATGGGCTTCAGTTGGGCACGTTCCACCACCTTCGCCGAGCCGATGTTCACGATGGCTGACCACATCAATTACTACGCCGTGGACCACAGCCCGTCCTACCTCTGGAATTCCGCCACCTGGGAGATCAGCCAGGCGCTCATGCCGTTCTTGGAAACGGTCATTGACGGCCCGGAAGCCTGGGACTCGAACGAAACGATCAGGCGAGCCATCGAAATCCGCGACGGTGTGGTGCTCAACAAGGACGTGCTGGAGTTCCAGCAGCGGCAGGCCGAATACCCGCACCTGCCGGCCTAA
- a CDS encoding proline dehydrogenase family protein has product MTHTATETSGHTDVPQARALAADTITLVRRWLTEASKVPVDASAQQLAGVLKDPNGLEFTVGFVDGVVRPEDLHVAARNLAALAPKVPAFLPWYMRRAVQFGGTMAPVLPQVVIPIARRVLREMVGHLIVDATDAKLGPAIAKIRKDGIKLNVNLLGEAVLGEHEASRRLEGTHALLARPDVDYVSIKVSSTVAPHSAWAFDEAVEHVVEKLTPLFQRAASFAGSGASQKAKFINLDMEEYKDLDMTIAVFTRILDRPEFKNLEAGIVLQAYLPDALAAMIRLQDWAAERRANGGAAIKVRVVKGANLPMEQVEASLHDWPLATWHTKQDSDTNYKRVINYALHRDRINNVRIGVAGHNLFDIAFAWLLAKQRGITDTAPQGIEFEMLLGMAQGQAEAVKKDVGSLLLYTPVVHPAEFDVAIAYLIRRLEEGASQDNFMSAVFELSDNEVLFEREKQRFLASLDKLDDEVPPPNRQQNRSLPPQPLPHDSFHNTPDTDPSLPANRDWGRAILDRVPTSTLGNAAVEKATIRDEATLNSVIAAAIEKGKAWGALSGDERAEILHRAGDVLEARRADLLEVMASETGKTLDQGDPEVSEAIDFAHYYAESARKLEKVDGATFVPAKLTVVTPPWNFPVAIPAGSTLAALAAGSAVVIKPAKQARRSGAVMIEALWEAGVPRDVLTMVQLGERELGQQLISHPSVDRVILTGGYETAELFRSFRKDLPLLAETSGKNAIIVTPSADLDLAAKDVAYSAFGHAGQKCSAASLVILVGSVAKSKRFHNQLIDAVTSLKVGYPQDPTSQMGPIIEPASGKLLNALTTLGEGESWAVEPKKLDGTGRLWSPGVRHGVRRGSYFHLTEFFGPVLGVMTAETLEEAIAIQNQIEYGLTAGLHSLNPDELAVWLDSIQAGNLYVNRGITGAIVQRQPFGGWKKSAVGAGTKAGGPNYLAGLGDWTSKESAATVNVANAAVKRVLNAVSGALQPGELRFLQRSLASDAQAWADEFGTAKDVSGLSAERNIFRYRALPVSIRLSDGAPLAHLARTVAAGVQAGSALTVSTAVELPVQFRAVLTGLDIEVTVESDAGWLASAARLAKAGKLSGARIRLIGGDATALAEAVDGRPDVAVYAHPVTEAGRVELLPFLHEQAISITAHRFGTPNHLSDALI; this is encoded by the coding sequence ATGACTCACACTGCAACGGAAACCTCCGGGCACACGGACGTCCCGCAGGCCCGTGCCCTCGCCGCGGACACCATCACCCTGGTCCGGCGCTGGCTGACCGAAGCGTCCAAGGTGCCCGTGGATGCGTCAGCCCAGCAGCTCGCTGGCGTGTTGAAGGATCCGAACGGGCTGGAATTCACGGTGGGCTTCGTCGACGGCGTGGTGCGCCCCGAGGACCTGCACGTCGCCGCCCGGAACCTGGCCGCCCTCGCCCCCAAGGTCCCGGCGTTCCTGCCTTGGTACATGCGCCGCGCAGTGCAGTTCGGCGGGACCATGGCCCCGGTCCTGCCGCAGGTGGTCATCCCGATCGCCCGCAGGGTCCTCCGTGAAATGGTGGGCCACCTGATCGTGGACGCCACCGACGCCAAGCTCGGCCCGGCCATCGCCAAGATCCGCAAGGACGGCATCAAGCTCAACGTCAACCTGCTGGGCGAGGCCGTCCTGGGCGAACACGAAGCCTCCCGCCGGCTCGAAGGCACCCACGCACTGCTGGCCCGCCCGGACGTGGATTACGTGTCCATCAAAGTCTCCTCCACTGTGGCCCCGCACTCCGCCTGGGCGTTCGATGAGGCCGTTGAGCATGTCGTGGAGAAGCTGACGCCGCTGTTCCAGCGCGCCGCCTCCTTCGCCGGCAGCGGCGCCAGCCAGAAAGCCAAGTTCATCAACCTGGACATGGAGGAATACAAGGACCTGGACATGACCATCGCCGTCTTCACCAGGATCCTGGACAGGCCCGAGTTCAAGAACCTCGAAGCGGGCATCGTCCTTCAGGCCTACCTCCCGGACGCGCTCGCCGCCATGATCCGGCTGCAGGATTGGGCCGCCGAACGCCGTGCCAACGGCGGTGCCGCCATCAAGGTCCGTGTGGTCAAGGGCGCCAACCTGCCGATGGAACAGGTGGAAGCCTCCCTCCACGACTGGCCGCTGGCCACCTGGCACACCAAGCAGGACTCGGACACCAACTACAAGCGCGTCATCAACTACGCGCTCCACCGGGACCGCATCAACAACGTCCGCATCGGCGTGGCCGGCCACAACCTCTTTGACATCGCCTTTGCCTGGCTGCTCGCCAAGCAGCGCGGCATCACAGATACCGCACCGCAGGGTATCGAGTTCGAGATGCTGCTGGGCATGGCGCAGGGCCAGGCTGAAGCCGTCAAGAAGGACGTCGGCTCCCTCCTGCTCTACACCCCGGTGGTGCACCCGGCCGAGTTCGACGTCGCGATCGCCTACCTGATCCGCCGCCTCGAAGAGGGTGCCAGCCAGGACAACTTCATGTCCGCGGTGTTCGAACTCAGTGACAACGAAGTTTTGTTCGAGCGGGAAAAGCAGCGCTTCCTCGCCTCCCTGGACAAGCTCGACGACGAGGTGCCCCCGCCCAACCGGCAGCAGAACCGCAGCCTCCCGCCGCAGCCCCTGCCGCATGATTCGTTCCACAACACTCCGGACACGGACCCCTCCCTGCCCGCCAACCGGGACTGGGGCCGCGCCATCCTGGACCGCGTCCCGACCTCCACACTGGGCAACGCTGCGGTGGAAAAAGCCACCATCCGTGATGAAGCCACCCTGAACTCCGTCATTGCGGCGGCCATCGAGAAGGGCAAGGCCTGGGGCGCCCTGTCCGGTGACGAGCGCGCCGAAATCCTGCACCGCGCCGGCGACGTCCTCGAGGCCCGCCGGGCGGACCTGCTTGAAGTCATGGCCAGCGAAACCGGCAAGACCCTGGACCAGGGCGATCCCGAGGTCAGCGAGGCCATTGACTTCGCGCACTACTATGCGGAGTCGGCGCGCAAGCTGGAAAAGGTCGACGGCGCCACCTTTGTCCCGGCCAAACTCACCGTAGTGACGCCGCCCTGGAACTTCCCGGTCGCCATTCCCGCAGGGTCCACCCTCGCGGCACTCGCCGCGGGCTCCGCCGTCGTGATTAAACCCGCGAAGCAGGCCCGCCGCAGCGGCGCGGTGATGATCGAAGCGCTGTGGGAGGCCGGCGTTCCGAGGGACGTGCTGACCATGGTGCAGCTGGGCGAACGGGAGCTCGGCCAGCAGCTGATCTCCCACCCGTCCGTGGATCGCGTGATCCTGACCGGCGGCTATGAGACGGCCGAGCTGTTCCGGTCCTTTCGCAAGGATCTCCCGCTCCTGGCCGAAACCAGCGGCAAAAACGCCATCATCGTCACACCCAGTGCGGACCTGGACCTGGCAGCCAAGGACGTGGCCTACTCCGCGTTCGGCCACGCCGGTCAGAAGTGCTCCGCCGCGTCACTGGTGATCCTGGTGGGCTCGGTCGCCAAGTCCAAGCGCTTCCACAACCAGCTGATCGACGCCGTCACCTCCCTGAAAGTGGGCTACCCGCAGGATCCCACCAGCCAGATGGGCCCGATCATCGAGCCTGCCAGCGGCAAACTCCTCAATGCCCTCACCACCCTCGGCGAAGGCGAAAGCTGGGCCGTGGAACCGAAGAAGCTGGACGGGACCGGCCGGCTTTGGAGCCCGGGCGTGCGCCATGGCGTCCGCCGCGGGTCCTATTTCCACCTCACCGAGTTCTTCGGACCGGTCCTGGGCGTCATGACTGCCGAAACCCTGGAAGAGGCCATCGCCATCCAGAACCAGATCGAGTACGGCCTCACCGCCGGCCTGCACTCGCTGAACCCGGATGAGCTGGCCGTCTGGCTGGACTCCATCCAGGCCGGCAACCTGTACGTCAACCGCGGCATCACCGGGGCCATTGTGCAGCGCCAGCCGTTCGGCGGCTGGAAGAAGTCGGCAGTTGGTGCCGGCACGAAGGCCGGCGGCCCCAACTACCTGGCGGGGCTGGGTGACTGGACCAGCAAGGAAAGCGCAGCCACGGTCAACGTCGCGAATGCGGCCGTGAAGCGTGTCCTGAACGCCGTTTCGGGCGCCCTGCAGCCGGGGGAACTGAGGTTCCTGCAGCGCTCCCTCGCATCCGACGCCCAGGCCTGGGCCGACGAGTTCGGCACCGCCAAGGACGTCTCCGGCCTCAGCGCCGAACGGAACATCTTCCGGTACCGGGCCCTCCCGGTCAGCATCCGCCTTTCTGACGGTGCTCCGCTGGCGCATCTGGCCCGGACCGTCGCCGCCGGTGTCCAGGCTGGTTCGGCACTCACCGTATCCACCGCCGTCGAACTTCCCGTCCAGTTCCGGGCCGTCCTCACCGGCCTGGACATCGAGGTGACAGTGGAGTCCGACGCCGGATGGCTGGCTTCAGCGGCGCGCCTCGCCAAAGCGGGCAAGCTGTCCGGTGCGCGCATCCGGCTGATCGGCGGGGATGCCACCGCGCTCGCGGAAGCTGTCGACGGGCGCCCGGACGTGGCGGTCTACGCACACCCGGTCACCGAGGCCGGCCGTGTTGAGCTGCTGCCGTTCCTGCACGAACAGGCCATCAGCATCACCGCGCACCGGTTCGGCACGCCGAATCACCTCTCGGATGCGTTGATCTAG
- a CDS encoding LysR family transcriptional regulator: MFEPAQLRSFLAVAETLSFTKAAERLGLAQPTVSQHVRKLETAAKRILISRDTRDVRLTDNGDAMAGFARNILSAHDAAARYFSGSAMRGRLRFGTADDLAITGLPRILREFRQVYPQINLELTVGQSDQLYKKLNAGQLDLVFVKWVAGAKDGTVVQHDTFSWVGLEQTSLKPADTVPLIAYPSPSLSRKLAIDALEAHGRTWRITCTTRQISGVLAALRAGIGVAVMPTSLVPEDLKIITRTFDLPPVGDVDFTLIRNPLANTEVIDALTQAIVGRTLKKAI; the protein is encoded by the coding sequence GTGTTTGAGCCCGCACAACTTCGGTCGTTCCTTGCCGTGGCCGAGACCTTGAGCTTCACCAAGGCCGCCGAACGGCTTGGCCTGGCCCAACCAACGGTCAGCCAGCACGTCCGCAAGCTGGAAACCGCCGCCAAGCGCATCCTCATCAGCCGCGACACCCGGGACGTCCGGCTGACCGATAACGGTGACGCCATGGCCGGATTCGCCCGCAACATCCTCTCGGCCCATGATGCTGCCGCCCGCTACTTCTCCGGCTCGGCCATGCGCGGCCGGCTCCGCTTCGGCACGGCCGACGACCTCGCCATCACCGGACTCCCCCGGATCCTGCGCGAATTCCGGCAGGTCTACCCCCAGATCAACCTCGAGCTCACCGTGGGCCAGAGCGACCAGTTGTACAAAAAGCTCAACGCCGGCCAACTCGACCTCGTGTTTGTGAAGTGGGTGGCCGGCGCGAAAGACGGGACCGTTGTCCAGCACGACACCTTCTCCTGGGTGGGGCTGGAGCAGACGTCCCTCAAGCCGGCGGACACGGTGCCGCTGATCGCCTACCCCTCCCCCAGCCTCAGCCGGAAACTGGCCATCGACGCGCTCGAAGCCCATGGCCGCACGTGGCGTATCACGTGCACCACCCGGCAGATCAGCGGGGTCCTGGCGGCCCTGAGGGCCGGGATCGGCGTTGCCGTGATGCCAACCTCGCTGGTTCCCGAGGATTTGAAGATCATCACCCGCACCTTCGACCTGCCGCCGGTGGGTGACGTCGATTTCACCCTGATCCGCAACCCGCTGGCCAATACCGAGGTGATCGATGCCCTCACCCAGGCCATCGTGGGACGGACTCTCAAGAAGGCCATTTAG
- a CDS encoding MFS transporter, with protein MAPPPPTSATVSQPVIDTAAAAASPRTQPLGVVNEHLPWRHTFISLKVPNFRIFAIGHFVAVVALWMQRIAQDWLVLELSGSVTAVGITVALQFMPSLLLGPWGGMVADRFAKRRILMLCQSLAAILAATLAVLSLTGAIQVWHVYSVALMVGLVTVLDQPARQVFVNELVGPKYLRNAISVNSTTFQLGGLIGPALAGVLLTAVGAGWAFAANAVACCSTVTMLLLLRKDQLFLSRPAPKKKGMLREGLRYALSKPTIYWPWLMAGFIAVFAMSLPVMLAAFADHVFDVGAGGYGLLNALVALGALAGAVASTRRRRLRLRSVVFCAGMYGLMLCLAALAPSMLWFGAVMVLSGFWCLMFLTGSNQLVQISSNVAIRGRVMSLYIMVLIGGQAIGGPMLGWIAEHVDPHAALLVAGGVPVLAALTVGVVLARKGALKLRVNLKDRRHPVRIVGAAAA; from the coding sequence GTGGCTCCCCCACCGCCCACATCGGCAACCGTCAGCCAGCCCGTCATTGATACCGCGGCCGCCGCCGCTTCGCCCCGGACCCAGCCTCTTGGGGTGGTCAACGAACACCTCCCGTGGCGCCACACCTTCATCTCGCTTAAGGTCCCCAACTTCCGCATCTTCGCGATCGGCCATTTTGTCGCCGTGGTGGCCCTCTGGATGCAGCGCATCGCGCAGGACTGGCTGGTGCTGGAGCTCTCCGGCTCCGTGACCGCCGTGGGCATCACCGTGGCGCTGCAGTTTATGCCCTCCCTCCTGCTGGGGCCGTGGGGCGGGATGGTGGCCGACCGGTTCGCCAAGCGCAGGATCCTCATGCTGTGCCAAAGCCTGGCGGCCATCCTCGCGGCCACCCTTGCCGTGCTGTCCCTGACCGGCGCCATCCAGGTGTGGCATGTCTACTCCGTCGCCCTGATGGTGGGACTGGTCACGGTACTTGACCAGCCCGCGCGGCAGGTCTTTGTCAATGAGCTGGTGGGTCCGAAATACCTGCGCAACGCGATCAGCGTCAACTCCACCACCTTCCAGCTGGGCGGCCTGATCGGGCCGGCCCTCGCCGGTGTCCTGCTGACCGCCGTCGGTGCCGGCTGGGCCTTTGCTGCCAATGCCGTGGCGTGCTGCTCCACCGTGACCATGCTGCTGCTCCTGCGGAAGGACCAACTGTTCCTCAGCCGTCCGGCGCCGAAGAAGAAGGGCATGCTGCGCGAAGGGCTGCGGTACGCGCTCAGCAAGCCGACCATTTACTGGCCATGGCTGATGGCCGGCTTCATCGCGGTGTTTGCCATGAGCCTGCCGGTCATGCTCGCGGCCTTCGCGGACCACGTGTTCGACGTCGGTGCCGGCGGCTATGGCCTCCTCAACGCACTGGTGGCCCTCGGCGCGCTCGCCGGGGCCGTTGCCTCCACCCGCCGCCGGCGGCTAAGGCTCCGGTCCGTGGTGTTCTGCGCCGGAATGTATGGCCTCATGCTTTGCCTGGCGGCCCTGGCTCCGTCCATGCTCTGGTTCGGCGCCGTGATGGTCCTGTCCGGATTCTGGTGCCTGATGTTCCTCACCGGGTCCAACCAGCTGGTCCAGATCAGCTCGAACGTGGCCATCCGGGGACGCGTCATGAGCTTGTACATCATGGTGCTGATCGGCGGCCAGGCCATCGGCGGGCCGATGCTGGGCTGGATTGCCGAGCACGTTGACCCGCACGCGGCACTGCTGGTGGCAGGCGGGGTGCCGGTGCTCGCTGCCCTGACGGTCGGCGTCGTTCTGGCCAGGAAAGGTGCCCTGAAGCTCCGGGTGAACCTCAAGGACCGCCGCCACCCGGTGAGGATCGTGGGCGCGGCGGCGGCCTAA